The following are encoded together in the Halopseudomonas salegens genome:
- a CDS encoding DUF2970 domain-containing protein: protein MPESTENRESGKQPMRFRDMLSSVLMAALGVQSEKARQRDFSQGKPSHFIILGVGFTALFVLIVLGVVKLVLSLSGI from the coding sequence ATGCCCGAATCAACAGAAAACAGAGAGTCCGGCAAACAACCCATGCGCTTTCGCGACATGCTCTCCAGCGTGTTGATGGCCGCTCTGGGCGTGCAAAGCGAGAAAGCCCGGCAACGGGATTTCTCGCAGGGAAAACCCAGCCATTTCATTATACTGGGTGTCGGTTTTACCGCGTTGTTCGTGTTGATTGTGCTGGGCGTGGTCAAGCTGGTACTGAGCTTGAGTGGCATCTGA
- a CDS encoding PLDc N-terminal domain-containing protein, which translates to MDVNVGGFFGLIILILDIWAIVNIVQSKAGNGAKVLWILLVLLLPLLGLIIWFFAGPRGRSS; encoded by the coding sequence ATGGACGTCAATGTGGGTGGTTTTTTTGGCCTGATCATTCTGATCCTGGATATCTGGGCCATCGTGAACATTGTTCAGAGCAAGGCTGGCAACGGCGCTAAAGTTCTCTGGATCTTGCTGGTACTCTTGTTGCCATTGCTGGGTCTGATTATCTGGTTCTTTGCCGGGCCGCGCGGTCGCAGTAGCTGA
- the nfuA gene encoding Fe-S biogenesis protein NfuA, whose amino-acid sequence MAGIFFSDSAQAYLADLLSKQDGEGVAIRVFITQPGTPYAETCIAYCKPGEEKPEDQLLALEPFNVWIDAVSEPFLEDAVVDYATDRMGGQLTIKAPNAKVPMVNDDSPLNERINYLLQTEINPGLASHGGEVKLIDVVEGGIAVLQFGGGCQGCGMVDVTLKEGIEKTMISRIPEVTGVRDVTDHTVTENAYF is encoded by the coding sequence ATGGCAGGCATTTTTTTCAGCGATTCCGCCCAGGCTTATCTGGCCGACCTACTGTCCAAGCAGGACGGCGAGGGCGTTGCAATTCGCGTATTCATCACCCAGCCAGGTACGCCCTATGCGGAAACCTGCATTGCTTATTGCAAGCCGGGAGAAGAAAAGCCGGAAGACCAGTTGCTTGCCCTTGAGCCATTCAATGTCTGGATTGATGCGGTGAGCGAGCCCTTCCTTGAGGACGCCGTGGTCGACTATGCGACTGACCGTATGGGGGGGCAACTGACCATCAAGGCACCGAATGCCAAAGTGCCCATGGTCAATGACGACAGCCCGCTGAACGAGCGCATCAATTACCTGCTGCAGACCGAGATCAACCCCGGCCTGGCCAGTCACGGCGGTGAAGTCAAACTGATTGATGTGGTTGAAGGTGGTATTGCCGTGCTGCAGTTCGGCGGGGGTTGCCAAGGCTGTGGCATGGTTGACGTTACCCTGAAAGAAGGCATTGAAAAAACCATGATTTCCCGTATTCCGGAAGTCACCGGCGTACGCGATGTGACTGACCACACGGTAACCGAGAACGCGTATTTCTGA
- a CDS encoding LysR substrate-binding domain-containing protein has translation MKYTLRQLEVFLATAHYQNLTQAAASLSMSQSAASSALRELEDQFDVQLFDRLGKRLRINEVGRGIRPLAQSLLDQAAELELALRQHQDAGHLSVGATLSIGNYLAVEIMARYLQEQPGARVVLDVANTENIVARLMNFELDIGLIEGEVNHPELDILPWRKDELVVFAAPDHPLAGRSALSDADLCQQEWIVRERGSGTRQHFDWAMHGLLPELRIKLELQHTEAIKRAVEAGLGVGCLSAVTLVDAFRRGSLVPLPVPQRDFHRWFYFAIPRNKFQGPGLQRWMALCRQAVPT, from the coding sequence ATGAAGTATACGCTCCGACAGTTAGAGGTCTTTCTTGCGACTGCTCACTATCAGAATCTGACTCAGGCGGCGGCCAGCCTGTCCATGTCACAGTCAGCAGCGAGCAGTGCCCTGCGTGAGCTGGAAGACCAGTTTGATGTGCAGTTGTTTGATCGTCTGGGTAAACGCTTGCGGATCAATGAGGTGGGGAGGGGGATCAGGCCTCTGGCGCAAAGCCTGCTGGATCAGGCCGCAGAACTGGAGTTGGCCTTGCGTCAGCATCAGGACGCGGGGCATCTCAGTGTTGGCGCGACCCTGAGTATCGGCAATTACCTGGCGGTAGAGATCATGGCGCGCTACCTGCAGGAACAACCCGGCGCACGGGTCGTTCTGGATGTTGCCAATACAGAAAATATTGTCGCCCGGCTGATGAATTTTGAATTGGACATTGGTTTGATCGAAGGTGAGGTCAACCACCCCGAGCTGGATATTCTGCCCTGGAGAAAGGATGAGCTGGTCGTATTTGCCGCACCCGATCATCCGTTGGCCGGCCGCTCGGCATTGAGTGATGCAGACCTGTGTCAACAGGAGTGGATTGTGCGTGAGCGGGGCTCGGGTACCCGGCAACACTTTGACTGGGCCATGCACGGCTTGCTGCCCGAGCTGAGGATCAAGCTCGAACTGCAGCACACTGAAGCGATCAAACGGGCGGTCGAAGCGGGCCTTGGCGTTGGTTGTCTGTCGGCCGTTACCCTGGTGGATGCTTTCCGGCGCGGCAGTCTGGTTCCTTTACCGGTGCCACAGCGGGATTTTCATCGCTGGTTCTATTTTGCCATTCCGCGCAACAAGTTCCAGGGCCCGGGGTTGCAGCGCTGGATGGCGCTGTGCCGCCAGGCTGTGCCCACCTAG
- the metH gene encoding methionine synthase, with the protein MSDLNTRLAALNEALRQRILILDGGMGTLIQSYKFEEEDYRGERFADWPSDLKGNNDLLILTRPEAVGDMHKAYLDAGADIVETNTFNSTQVSQADYGMQELAYELNLEGARLARRVCDEKTAQTPERPRFVAGVLGPTSRTCSISPDVNNPGFRNVTFDQLVDDYINSTRGLLEGGADLILIETIFDTLNAKAAIFAVQQVFEDTGIELPIMISGTITDASGRTLSGQTTEAFWNSVRHANPLSVGLNCALGASELRPYLEELSNKAETHVSAHPNAGLPNAFGEYDETPAETAAVIEEFAAAGFLNIIGGCCGTTPAHIQAIAETVARFPPRPVPEIPRACRLSGLEPFTIDRNSLFVNVGERTNITGSARFARLIREDNYTEALEVALQQVEAGAQIIDINMDEGMLDSQAAMVTFLNLIAGEPDIARVPIMIDSSKWDVIEAGLKCIQGKGIVNSISMKEGVEQFKQQARLCKRYGAAVVVMAFDEQGQADTEARKKEICERSYRILVDDVGFPPEDIIFDPNIFAIATGIDEHNNYAVDFINACAFIRDELPYALTSGGVSNVSFSFRGNNPVREAIHSVFLFHAIKNGLSMGIVNAGQLEIYDEIPAELREKVEDVVLNRTSEGTEALLAIADDYKGDGSVKEAETEEWRSWDVEKRLEHSLVKGITTFIIDDTEECRQRMNRPIEVIEGPLMSGMNVVGDLFGAGKMFLPQVVKSARVMKQAVAHLIPFIEEEKGENPEAKGKILMATVKGDVHDIGKNIVGVVLGCNGYDVVDMGVMVPADKILKTAIEEKVDIIGLSGLITPSLDEMVHVAKEMQRQGFKIPLMIGGATTSKAHTAVKIDPQYSNDAVIYVTDASRAVGVATSLLSKEIKPDYISKIREEYGVVRERTANRSARTERLPYPEAVANRLNLDWQRYHPPAPTFTGVRTLEDIDLRELVEYIDWTPFFISWDLSGKYPRILQDEVVGEAARSLFDDAQEMLHKLVSEKLIRAKALVGFWPANQVNADDIELFDSDGQPLTTLHHLRQQGINPEGKPNLCLADFVAPKETGLTDYVGGFITTAGIGAEELAKSYENKDDDYNAIMVKALADRLAEACAEWLHAKVRRELWGYAPDEKMDNDSLIREKYRGIRPAPGYPACPDHTEKGTLFELLDPDNNCGVTLTEHFAMFPTAAVSGWYFAHPDSKYFAVGKIERDQVESYSTRKAQDIAVSERWLSPNLGYDA; encoded by the coding sequence ATGTCTGACCTCAATACTCGTCTTGCCGCCCTGAATGAGGCCCTGCGCCAGCGCATCCTGATCCTTGACGGTGGCATGGGCACACTGATCCAGAGTTACAAGTTCGAAGAAGAGGATTACCGTGGCGAGCGCTTTGCCGATTGGCCGAGCGACCTGAAGGGCAACAACGACCTGTTGATTCTGACGCGCCCGGAAGCCGTTGGCGACATGCACAAGGCCTACCTGGATGCCGGGGCCGATATTGTTGAAACCAACACCTTCAACTCGACCCAGGTATCCCAGGCTGACTATGGCATGCAGGAGCTGGCCTATGAGTTGAACCTGGAAGGCGCGCGTCTGGCCCGTCGGGTATGCGATGAAAAGACCGCACAAACACCGGAGCGTCCGCGCTTTGTTGCCGGCGTACTGGGGCCGACCAGCCGTACCTGTTCGATCTCGCCGGATGTCAACAACCCCGGCTTCCGCAATGTCACGTTTGATCAACTGGTGGACGATTACATCAACTCCACCCGGGGCTTGCTCGAAGGCGGCGCCGATCTGATTCTGATCGAAACCATTTTCGATACCCTGAATGCCAAAGCGGCCATTTTCGCCGTGCAGCAGGTGTTCGAAGACACCGGTATCGAATTGCCGATCATGATCTCCGGTACCATTACCGACGCTTCCGGCCGTACCCTGTCGGGTCAGACCACCGAAGCCTTCTGGAACTCGGTTCGCCACGCCAACCCCCTGTCAGTCGGCCTCAACTGCGCCCTGGGTGCCAGCGAGCTGCGGCCTTATCTGGAAGAGCTGTCGAACAAGGCCGAAACGCATGTATCGGCGCACCCGAATGCCGGCCTGCCCAATGCCTTTGGTGAATACGACGAAACACCGGCAGAAACCGCCGCAGTAATTGAAGAATTTGCCGCCGCCGGCTTTCTCAATATCATTGGCGGCTGCTGCGGCACCACGCCGGCGCACATTCAGGCGATTGCCGAAACCGTTGCCCGGTTCCCGCCGCGCCCGGTTCCCGAGATTCCCCGTGCCTGCCGGCTGTCCGGCCTGGAACCTTTCACCATCGACCGCAATTCGCTGTTCGTCAATGTCGGTGAGCGCACCAACATTACCGGCAGCGCCCGTTTTGCCCGTCTGATCCGTGAGGACAACTACACCGAAGCACTGGAAGTGGCGTTGCAACAGGTGGAAGCCGGTGCCCAGATCATCGACATCAATATGGATGAGGGCATGCTGGATTCGCAGGCGGCCATGGTCACCTTCCTGAACCTGATTGCCGGCGAGCCGGACATTGCCCGCGTGCCGATCATGATCGACTCCTCCAAATGGGATGTGATTGAAGCCGGCCTCAAGTGCATTCAGGGCAAGGGCATCGTCAACTCGATTTCGATGAAGGAAGGCGTTGAGCAGTTCAAGCAGCAGGCGCGGCTGTGCAAGCGCTATGGCGCCGCCGTCGTGGTCATGGCCTTTGACGAACAGGGCCAGGCCGACACCGAAGCGCGCAAGAAAGAAATTTGCGAGCGCTCTTATCGCATTCTCGTCGATGATGTCGGCTTTCCGCCGGAAGATATCATTTTCGACCCCAACATCTTTGCCATCGCCACCGGCATTGACGAGCACAACAATTACGCGGTCGACTTTATCAACGCCTGTGCCTTCATTCGTGACGAATTGCCCTATGCACTGACCTCCGGTGGCGTGTCCAACGTGTCTTTCTCCTTCCGCGGCAACAATCCGGTGCGCGAGGCGATTCACTCGGTGTTCCTGTTCCACGCGATCAAGAACGGCCTGAGCATGGGTATCGTCAATGCCGGCCAGCTGGAAATCTATGACGAGATTCCTGCCGAATTGCGCGAAAAAGTTGAAGACGTGGTCCTCAACCGCACGTCGGAAGGCACCGAAGCGCTGCTGGCGATTGCCGACGACTACAAGGGCGACGGCAGCGTCAAGGAAGCAGAGACCGAGGAATGGCGCAGCTGGGACGTGGAAAAACGCCTGGAGCATTCGCTGGTCAAAGGCATTACCACCTTTATCATTGACGATACTGAAGAATGCCGCCAACGCATGAATCGCCCGATCGAGGTGATTGAAGGGCCGCTGATGTCGGGCATGAACGTAGTCGGTGACCTCTTTGGTGCCGGCAAGATGTTCCTGCCCCAGGTGGTCAAGTCCGCCCGGGTAATGAAACAGGCTGTCGCTCACCTGATTCCCTTTATCGAAGAAGAGAAAGGCGAAAACCCTGAAGCCAAGGGCAAGATCCTGATGGCCACGGTGAAAGGCGACGTGCATGACATCGGCAAGAATATTGTCGGCGTGGTACTTGGCTGTAACGGCTATGACGTCGTCGATATGGGCGTCATGGTGCCGGCGGACAAGATCCTGAAAACCGCCATCGAGGAAAAGGTCGACATCATCGGCCTGTCCGGCCTGATCACGCCGTCACTGGATGAAATGGTTCACGTCGCCAAGGAAATGCAGCGTCAGGGCTTCAAGATTCCCTTGATGATCGGTGGTGCAACCACTTCCAAGGCCCATACAGCGGTGAAAATCGACCCGCAATACAGCAATGATGCCGTGATTTACGTCACCGACGCCTCACGCGCAGTGGGCGTGGCCACCAGCCTGTTGTCGAAAGAAATCAAACCGGATTACATCAGCAAGATCCGCGAGGAATACGGTGTGGTGCGTGAGCGCACCGCCAACCGCAGTGCGCGCACCGAACGCCTGCCCTACCCCGAAGCGGTAGCCAACCGGCTGAATCTGGACTGGCAACGCTATCATCCGCCGGCGCCGACCTTTACCGGGGTGCGCACGCTGGAGGATATCGACCTGCGTGAACTGGTCGAGTATATCGATTGGACGCCCTTCTTTATTTCCTGGGATCTGTCGGGTAAATACCCGCGCATCCTGCAGGATGAGGTCGTCGGTGAAGCAGCGCGTAGCCTGTTCGATGATGCACAGGAGATGCTGCACAAACTGGTCTCGGAAAAACTGATCAGGGCCAAGGCACTGGTCGGTTTCTGGCCGGCCAACCAGGTCAATGCCGACGACATCGAGCTATTCGACAGTGACGGACAGCCGCTGACGACCCTGCACCATTTGCGTCAGCAGGGTATCAATCCTGAAGGCAAACCCAACCTCTGTCTGGCCGACTTTGTGGCGCCGAAAGAGACCGGGCTGACCGACTACGTCGGCGGTTTTATCACCACCGCCGGTATCGGCGCGGAAGAGCTGGCGAAAAGCTACGAGAACAAGGACGATGATTACAACGCCATCATGGTCAAAGCCCTGGCCGATCGACTGGCTGAAGCCTGCGCCGAATGGCTGCACGCCAAGGTACGTCGCGAACTCTGGGGCTACGCCCCTGATGAAAAGATGGACAACGACTCCCTGATCCGCGAGAAGTACCGCGGTATTCGACCGGCGCCCGGCTACCCTGCCTGCCCCGATCATACGGAAAAAGGCACGTTGTTCGAGCTGCTCGATCCTGACAACAACTGCGGCGTCACCCTGACCGAGCACTTTGCCATGTTCCCCACTGCCGCGGTCAGCGGCTGGTATTTTGCCCACCCTGACAGCAAATACTTCGCTGTCGGCAAGATCGAACGTGACCAGGTCGAAAGCTACAGCACCCGCAAAGCGCAGGATATCGCCGTCAGTGAACGCTGGCTGTCTCCCAATCTTGGATACGACGCCTGA
- a CDS encoding MATE family efflux transporter, which translates to MTFLPARDRLRTITWLGLPIMGGMLSQSLLNLVDAAMVGSLGKEALAGVGLGSYVNFMAIALIMGLGAGVQAMVARRRGEGAEQQIAAPLNEGLLIALIAAIPLTLIGWFNADHIIGFLSDDPAVVALGSDYFQWRSLAIVAVGFNFAFRGYWNGTRQSGLYLQILILMHLANVAISYGLIFGHFGLPEMGAEGSGLGTCIAMFIGCGLYFVMTLKRGRQHGFLQARPRSRELKSMLRLSVPNSLQQFFFATGITTLFWIIAQVGTAELAIAHILINLALLLILPGVGLGMAATTLVSQSLGADKAEEAYRWGWDVVRVAVLALFVMGLPFWLMPELVLRLFTQDPDLLVLGQWPLRITGIGMTLDATALVLTQALLGAGASRTVMLVNLGSQWLLFLPLAYLAGPVLGGGLLVIWLMQSCYRALTSVIFAIMWRRRHWAQIRI; encoded by the coding sequence ATGACCTTCCTTCCCGCCCGTGATCGGTTGCGCACCATAACCTGGTTGGGCCTGCCGATCATGGGCGGCATGCTCAGCCAGAGCCTGCTCAATCTGGTCGACGCTGCCATGGTCGGCAGTCTGGGCAAGGAAGCACTGGCCGGGGTCGGCCTGGGCAGTTACGTCAACTTCATGGCCATCGCACTGATTATGGGGCTTGGGGCCGGGGTGCAGGCCATGGTCGCTCGCCGGCGTGGCGAAGGTGCCGAACAGCAGATAGCCGCGCCTTTGAACGAAGGTTTGCTGATTGCCCTGATCGCGGCCATTCCACTGACCCTGATCGGCTGGTTCAATGCCGACCACATCATCGGCTTTCTTTCCGACGACCCTGCTGTCGTGGCACTCGGCAGTGACTATTTCCAGTGGCGCAGCCTGGCCATTGTTGCCGTTGGCTTCAACTTCGCGTTTCGCGGCTACTGGAATGGTACGCGCCAGTCGGGGCTTTATCTGCAGATCCTGATTCTGATGCACCTGGCCAATGTAGCCATCAGTTACGGGCTGATTTTCGGCCACTTCGGGCTGCCGGAAATGGGGGCCGAAGGCTCCGGTCTGGGTACCTGTATTGCCATGTTCATTGGTTGCGGGCTGTATTTCGTGATGACCCTCAAGCGCGGCCGCCAACATGGCTTCCTGCAGGCCCGACCACGCTCCCGCGAGCTGAAAAGCATGCTGCGCCTGTCGGTTCCCAACTCGCTGCAGCAGTTCTTTTTTGCCACCGGGATTACCACCCTGTTCTGGATCATCGCCCAGGTCGGTACCGCCGAACTGGCGATTGCACATATCCTCATCAACCTGGCGCTGCTCTTGATCCTGCCCGGCGTCGGCCTGGGCATGGCCGCCACCACGCTGGTCAGCCAGAGCCTGGGGGCTGACAAAGCCGAAGAAGCCTATCGCTGGGGCTGGGATGTGGTTCGGGTTGCCGTTCTCGCGCTGTTCGTCATGGGTTTACCGTTCTGGCTCATGCCGGAACTGGTACTGCGGCTATTTACCCAGGACCCGGACCTGCTCGTCCTCGGCCAATGGCCGTTGCGAATAACCGGGATCGGCATGACTCTGGATGCCACTGCACTGGTACTGACCCAGGCGCTGCTGGGCGCGGGTGCCAGCCGCACAGTGATGCTGGTCAACCTGGGTAGCCAGTGGCTGCTGTTTCTGCCGCTGGCCTATCTGGCTGGCCCGGTGCTGGGAGGTGGCTTGCTGGTGATCTGGCTGATGCAGAGTTGCTACCGGGCGCTGACGTCCGTCATTTTCGCCATCATGTGGCGCCGACGGCATTGGGCGCAGATACGCATATAA
- a CDS encoding nitrite/sulfite reductase translates to MYIYDEYDQRIVEDRVKQFRDQTRRFLAGELTENEFLPLRLQNGLYVQRYAPMLRIAVPYGVLSAERLRKLAFIARTYDKGYAHLTTRQNVQFNWPALEDVPDILAHLADVQMHAIQTSGNCIRNTTTDQFAGVAADELLDPRPWCEIIRQWSTFHPEFAYLPRKFKIAVNGASEDRAAIGVHDIGLNVVRNDAGEIGFRVLVGGGLGRTPIVGAEINAFLPWQHLLTYLDAILRVYNRYGRRDNKYKARIKILVKALTPDVFAEKVAAEWAHSKDGPATLTEAEVARISKHFVLPAYEAFSGDDAGYLTKRESDKGFNNWSLRNVHAHKVAGYAAVTLSLKPTAVAPGDISAQQLEAAADLAERFSFGEIRVSHNQNLILPHVRQADLFALWQEAREHGFATPNIGLLTDMICCPGGDFCALANAKSIPIAEAIQRAFDDLDYLHDIGDIDVNISGCMNACGHHHVGHIGVLGVDKKGQEFYQVSLGGNSGRNAAIGQILGPSFAAEQMPQVVQRIIDVYLEQRTAEELFIDTYQRIGIAPFKERVYATNH, encoded by the coding sequence ATGTATATCTACGACGAGTATGATCAACGGATCGTTGAGGACCGCGTCAAGCAGTTCCGCGATCAGACACGCCGCTTTCTCGCCGGCGAACTGACCGAAAATGAATTCCTGCCGCTGCGCTTGCAGAACGGCCTCTACGTACAGCGTTATGCGCCGATGCTGCGCATTGCCGTGCCTTATGGTGTGCTCTCCGCCGAGCGTCTGCGCAAGCTGGCGTTTATCGCGCGTACCTATGACAAAGGCTATGCCCACCTGACTACCCGCCAGAACGTGCAGTTCAACTGGCCGGCACTGGAAGATGTGCCGGACATTCTGGCTCATCTGGCTGATGTGCAGATGCATGCGATCCAGACCAGCGGCAACTGCATCCGAAATACCACCACCGACCAGTTTGCGGGGGTTGCTGCCGACGAACTGTTAGACCCGCGCCCATGGTGCGAAATCATCCGTCAGTGGTCGACCTTCCATCCGGAGTTCGCCTATCTGCCGCGCAAGTTCAAGATTGCCGTCAACGGCGCCAGTGAAGACCGTGCAGCCATTGGCGTGCACGATATCGGCCTCAATGTGGTCAGGAACGACGCGGGCGAGATTGGCTTCCGTGTTCTGGTCGGTGGAGGCCTGGGCCGAACCCCGATTGTGGGTGCCGAAATCAACGCCTTCCTGCCCTGGCAGCACCTGCTGACCTATCTGGATGCCATTCTGCGTGTGTACAACCGTTACGGTCGTCGTGACAACAAGTACAAGGCGCGGATCAAGATTCTGGTCAAGGCACTCACGCCTGACGTCTTTGCCGAAAAAGTCGCCGCCGAATGGGCACACAGTAAAGATGGGCCAGCTACCCTGACCGAAGCCGAAGTCGCGCGCATCAGCAAACACTTCGTACTGCCTGCTTACGAAGCGTTCAGCGGCGATGATGCCGGCTACCTGACCAAGCGTGAAAGCGACAAGGGCTTCAACAACTGGTCACTGCGCAATGTGCACGCACACAAGGTTGCCGGCTACGCTGCTGTGACCCTGTCACTGAAGCCGACTGCCGTGGCGCCCGGTGATATCAGTGCCCAGCAACTGGAAGCCGCCGCCGACCTGGCCGAGCGTTTCAGCTTTGGCGAGATTCGCGTCAGTCACAACCAGAATCTGATTCTGCCGCACGTGCGTCAGGCCGACCTCTTCGCACTCTGGCAAGAGGCCCGGGAACATGGCTTCGCCACCCCGAACATCGGCCTGTTGACCGATATGATCTGCTGCCCGGGCGGTGACTTCTGCGCCCTGGCCAACGCCAAATCAATCCCGATTGCCGAAGCCATCCAGCGTGCCTTCGATGACCTTGATTACCTGCATGATATCGGTGATATCGACGTCAATATCTCCGGCTGCATGAATGCCTGTGGACACCACCACGTCGGCCATATCGGCGTATTGGGCGTAGACAAGAAAGGCCAGGAGTTCTATCAGGTATCACTCGGTGGCAACAGCGGCCGCAATGCAGCCATTGGCCAGATTCTCGGCCCATCCTTTGCTGCCGAACAGATGCCCCAGGTGGTCCAGCGCATCATCGATGTCTACCTGGAGCAACGCACTGCCGAAGAACTCTTTATCGACACCTATCAGCGGATAGGGATTGCCCCGTTCAAGGAGCGCGTCTATGCAACGAATCATTAA
- a CDS encoding DUF934 domain-containing protein: MQRIIKDRQVIDESWHLLPKDASLDGLSNSDDLIVPLALWQEHSHALKVRDGGLGIWLDSDEEVENIVDDLAHFQVIALNFPVFSDGRHYSSARLLRDRFDYQGELRAIGDVLRDQLFYLQRCGFNAFAIREDRDTEDALQSLNDFSEVYQSATDQPEPLFRRRG; this comes from the coding sequence ATGCAACGAATCATTAAGGACCGCCAGGTCATCGACGAAAGCTGGCACCTGTTGCCGAAAGACGCCAGCCTCGACGGCCTGTCCAACAGCGACGACCTGATCGTTCCACTGGCCCTGTGGCAGGAACACAGCCATGCGCTGAAAGTGCGTGATGGCGGCCTGGGTATCTGGCTGGACAGCGACGAGGAAGTGGAAAACATTGTCGATGACCTGGCGCATTTTCAGGTCATCGCCCTCAACTTTCCGGTATTCAGTGACGGCCGGCACTACTCCAGTGCTCGCCTGCTGCGTGATCGTTTTGACTACCAGGGCGAACTGCGCGCCATCGGCGATGTGCTGCGTGACCAGCTGTTTTACTTACAGCGCTGTGGCTTCAACGCCTTTGCCATTCGCGAGGATCGCGACACTGAAGATGCCCTGCAAAGTCTGAATGACTTCTCCGAGGTATATCAGAGCGCCACTGACCAACCTGAACCACTGTTCCGACGGCGCGGCTGA
- a CDS encoding DUF1285 domain-containing protein, protein MQRPPPPQSLLDSIPQADSGQRREPAPVHLWDPPLSGEMDMHIARDGTWYHEGDPIRRKPLVQLFAGILKFDADAGRYYLVTPVERWGIQVDDAPFVATRLTVEGQGEQQSLNFTTNLDDSVTADSEHPLWVELRGSSAEPAPYVRVRSNLDALIHRNVFYQLVDLAVEREMDGVQRTGVWSSGVFFPLDGL, encoded by the coding sequence ATGCAACGACCACCACCGCCGCAGTCTCTGCTTGACAGTATTCCGCAAGCGGACAGCGGGCAACGTCGCGAGCCAGCCCCGGTGCATTTGTGGGATCCGCCGTTGAGCGGTGAAATGGATATGCACATCGCTCGTGACGGCACCTGGTATCACGAAGGTGATCCCATCAGGCGCAAGCCCCTGGTACAGCTCTTTGCCGGTATTCTGAAATTCGATGCGGACGCTGGGCGTTACTATCTGGTAACGCCTGTGGAGCGCTGGGGGATTCAGGTTGATGACGCGCCTTTCGTTGCTACCCGGCTGACTGTTGAAGGGCAGGGCGAGCAGCAAAGCCTGAACTTTACGACCAATCTGGACGACAGCGTTACCGCTGACTCAGAGCACCCTCTGTGGGTTGAGCTGCGCGGCAGTTCCGCAGAGCCCGCGCCCTATGTGCGAGTCCGCAGCAATCTGGATGCGCTGATCCACCGCAACGTGTTTTATCAGTTGGTTGATCTGGCGGTCGAGCGCGAAATGGATGGTGTGCAGCGAACCGGAGTGTGGAGTAGCGGGGTATTTTTTCCCCTGGATGGGCTCTGA
- a CDS encoding ferredoxin--NADP reductase, with amino-acid sequence MAGFNTESVLSVHHWTDNLFSFTTTRDPGFRFKNGHFIMIGLEVEGRPLMRAYSIASPNHDDTLEFFSIKVPDGPLTSRLQNINSGDQIIISRKPTGTLVLDHLLPGRNLYLLSTGTGLAPFISIIQDPETYAQYDKVILTHGCRHERELAYQELITEQLPNHEYLGEMIRDQLIYYPTVTREPFRNQGRLTDLMVSGKLFSDVGLPQFDLEQDRFMICGSPGMLKDTCQILDQQGFYEARHGDQGHYVIERAFVEK; translated from the coding sequence ATGGCTGGTTTCAATACTGAAAGTGTACTCAGCGTGCATCACTGGACAGACAATCTGTTCAGCTTCACCACCACGCGTGATCCCGGGTTCCGCTTCAAAAACGGGCACTTCATCATGATTGGTCTGGAAGTTGAGGGCCGGCCTCTTATGCGCGCCTACAGCATTGCCAGCCCGAACCATGATGACACACTGGAATTTTTCAGTATCAAGGTGCCGGATGGCCCGCTCACGTCACGCCTGCAGAACATCAACAGCGGTGACCAGATCATCATCAGCCGCAAACCGACCGGCACGCTGGTTCTGGACCACTTGCTGCCGGGGCGCAATCTCTACCTGTTGAGCACCGGCACCGGTCTGGCGCCGTTTATCAGCATCATTCAGGACCCGGAAACCTACGCCCAGTACGACAAGGTCATTCTTACCCACGGCTGCCGGCATGAGCGTGAACTCGCTTACCAGGAGCTGATTACCGAACAACTGCCCAACCATGAATACCTGGGCGAGATGATTCGCGATCAACTGATTTATTACCCCACGGTGACCCGTGAGCCGTTTCGCAATCAGGGACGATTGACCGATCTGATGGTGAGTGGAAAATTGTTTTCCGACGTCGGTTTGCCGCAATTTGATCTGGAGCAGGATCGCTTCATGATCTGCGGCAGCCCCGGCATGTTGAAAGACACCTGCCAGATTCTGGATCAGCAGGGATTCTACGAAGCACGGCATGGCGACCAGGGCCATTACGTGATTGAACGTGCCTTCGTGGAGAAATGA